Below is a genomic region from Sorghum bicolor cultivar BTx623 chromosome 9, Sorghum_bicolor_NCBIv3, whole genome shotgun sequence.
tacaatatttatatctctaaataaatttgttaaaaagctagacttaaagatctttctaatcatactaattatgtactataaatattaatactttttactatatatttagttaaagttattcctcgaaaaggatacttattttgagacgCGGAGGGAGGAGTAGTATAGGGATGAGATGTCAAAAATGGTATGGATTTGGTATCTAAGTGGAAGTGAAATTTTTAAAAGTCAAATAATATATGTTTATgtgttgtttttttataataaaaaataattcattAACTAAAGTTATAAAGCGGTTGTGTAATAAAATAATCACCATCAATCCAGCATTTCAATTTAAGATCTAAAAAGTTTAATACAAGTTAGCAGTTTGAATTTAAGAGTATAAAAAAGTGTGTATAATAAGTAAatatttttaggccttgtttagatacacccaaaaacccaaaattttacaagattctccgtcacatcgaatcttacggcacacgcatgaagtattaaatatagataaaaagaataactaattgcacagtttacttgtaaatcatgagatgaatcttttaagcctagttactccataattagacaatgtttgtcaaataaaaacgaaaatgctaaagtgtcaaaatcccaaaactttttgcatctaaacaaggccttaattagaCAAAATTTTGTCCTCATTCTttgtcttgtactagtcttccaCTTTGGTAGAATTCTTTTATCGGACGAACTTTCTTGTGGGCTAGACTGACTTATATTCTTTTCACTTAAACTTCTTAAAATATTCGGATTATTTTATTATAAGTGTTAGATAATCCGTTTTCAATTATTAGATAATCTATATCAGCAGATTTTACCAATCTTATATCCTACGCTGCACCGCCTATAATTAGATCCGAATTATTCATATCCATTCAgatattaaaaatatttatttatattcttAAAATTTAGATTCAAAACAGATTGGAACAGAGAATTATTCATACCGCTCTCAACCCTTACTcctatctccaacagttatgcaattggacttTGCATTCTTGAAATTTGCCAAAAACCTTAAAAACTGCTCTCtaacagttttgcatttgacttatgcattttggcaaacttgACATTTGATGGACAAAACTTGGCATTTTTCATAGGCACAATGATTTGGCAATTTTGATATCCCGAGAATTTTGGACTCCTTGTCGTGCCCGTACTCCCCACGTCATGGTAGTTTCCCGCGTACGAGTCCTCGCGCGCGACTATTCTCGTTCCCCCGCGCGCCTCCTCCTTTTTTCTGCGCGCCGCCTCCTTTTCTTGCAGCAACGCGAGGCTAGGAGATCCATCGCCGCCTCCTCTCCTTCCTTCATGCGACGCTACTCCAGCTAGGAGATCCATCACCCCCTCGTTTTGTTGCAGCGATGCGAGGCTAGGAGATCGATCGCAGCGACGAGAAAATTTCCCGCGAAGATGAAAGATTCCCAGACAAAATTAGTTGGGTCCACTATTTTGAGAAATGTCAAGTGAAAAATGTCAAACACTTAGAAATGAACTTATTTTTTCTTTGGCAAAATGTTTAGTGACTTGGCAAACTTCAACAAATAGCAAATTTTAATTGAATAactgttgttggagatgctcagtATACGTGGACGATGCCAATCCCAGTGCCTGCCACTGCCATTGGTCCGCGCGTCTCCCTCGGCCCTCGGCTCCTCCTCTCTCTTTCCCCCTCCTCCACTTCACTtcacccctctccctctccctctccgccTTGACTTCCTTCGCCACTGTCCTcttcatcctcctcctcctcctcctcatcatcaATCCGCTCTTTGAAGGAATCAGGAACAAGCTACACGCAACAAGCCGCCAACAAGCAGGGTGAGTAGTCGCTTCGCTTGCTCCCTCCGCCTTCCTTACTACCGTTGACTCGCGTTCCCCTGCCTGCCTCGATCACCTAGCTCGCCGTGACCTCAGCTCCCTCCTCTGCTCCGCCTCGCCGTACGCCGTTGCCGGGTGGCCGGGTAGGGTAGGTCGTCGTCGATCTGGACGCTTGCAGTTTCCCATACTGGTACTCCTAGGATGATGCATGACTGACTGTTCATTCTGCAGTCTCTGCATATCGAGCTTGCTCCATGCGAGTGGCCGTGCCAAGTGCCAACATCCTCTCACAAATTTCTCCATCACCTACCTGTACTATTTTTTAATTTTCTGCAGGGGGATACTGACAGGATCATGGCCGGGCGCCGGCGCCGCACCGACCACCAGCTCCTGCTGCCGGCCGGCAGTAGCACTAGCACCGCCTGCCTGTGGGCTCTGTCatgcgtgctgctgctgctgctccgcgCGTCCGCCCACAGCGACGGCGGCCTGCTCAGGGTCGGCCTCAGCAAGCGTGGCCTCGACCAGCACGCGCTGCAGGCGGCTAAGGTCGCCAGGCAGGAGGACAGCCTCCAACACGGCCGCCTGAGGGCCTCCAGCACCGGCGACGACGTACCGCTCGTCGACTACCTCAACACCCAGTACTACGGGGTCGTCGGCCTCGGCACGCCGCCGCAGAACTTCACCGTCATCTTCGACACCGGCAGCTCCAACCTCTGGGTCCCCTCCTCCAAATGCTACTTCTCGGTGCGCGGCGTTTGTTTCTTTCTATCTATGTTCTTGGCATTCTTGGCTCGTCATATGTACATCCATATGCATCATTGCAAATACTACATCTGATGACTGATGTTTGGTTTCGTTGCAATGTTCTCATCACTGCAGATAGCGTGCTACCTCCACCCCAGATACAAGTCCGCCAAGTCTAGCACTTACAAGAAGGATGGTACATATATATTTGTGTCCAGGCCTCATcatatcttcttcttcttcttcttctttttaaaaaagaaaacaatTTATGTTTTGTGGGTAGTTCAAAGACTATCACTAAATGCCTCTACTCTTTCTTGGTCAAATTGTTCAGGAGAGACTTGCAAAATCACCTATGGCTCTGGTTCAATTGCTGGATTCTTCAGCTACGACGACGTGCTGGTTGGAGACCTTACTGTCAAAAGCCAGGTAAATCTGATGCTACTAACATCACCGGCCTCCAGTGTTGACATTCACGCGCGTGCGCGGGACTGTATCTCTAACGCTGCAGATCAATCTACCCATTTCAGAAGTTCATCGAGACGACGCGTGAATCCAGCATCACGTTTATAATTGGCAAGTTTGATGGCATTCTTGGTCTTGGATACCCTGACATCTCCGTCGGTAAAGCTCCTCCGATCTGGTATGTAGTCTTGGTGTACCAAATCACTGGCCTTGGTTTGCCTGTGCTGCCATTTAACAGGTGACCTGTTTTTTTTCTCCTTGCCAGGCAGAGCATGCAAGAGCAGAACCTGCTTGCGGAAGATGTTTTCTCCTTCTGGCTTAACCGGAACGCTGATGCGGAATCTGGTGGCGAGCTTGTGTTTGGTGGTGTCGACCCTGATCACTTCAAGGGAAGCCACACCTATGTTCCTGTTTCCACCAAGGGTTACTGGCAGTTCAACATGGGTGATCTTCTCATTGATGGCCAGTCCACTGGTTTCTGCGCCAAGGGCTGTGCCGCTATTGTCGACTCTGGGACTTCTTTGCTGGGCGGTCCAACGGTATGTCTCTCCATTCTGATGATCCTGAATTTCTCTGTATTTTGCTTCATCATAGGCACTGGGATTGCAAAACTTGAGCTGATTTGGAGTCAGTCATCAGTAGATTAATTACTACTAGAATTGAGGTAGATGCTAGAGCTACACTATTTACTTATGTAACACCGTTAAGACTATTGGTAATCGCCAGCTTGAGTCAACACAGAATTGGATAAGGTCCCTTGGTACTGAATGAATGGGAGTACAACTTTTGGAATATGCCATGACTAAAGCCTTGTCTCATGTTTTTTTGCAGACTATAATTGCCCAAGTGAACGAAGCAATTGGGGCTGCTGGAATTATCAGCCAAGAATGCAAAGAAGTTGTGAGCCAGTATGGAGAGATGATCCTCGAACTGCTCATAGCACAGGTTTGCTAGTTTCTGCATTTCTTATCTTTCATCAGACTTCTCACTGTGGAACGGGCGTTATAGATGATTGTGCGCTGTTAAACTTGTTTTGAACTCCAGTAATTTGGTAATGCTTTGACACTGCAGACAGATCCAGAGAGAGTGTGCAGCCAGGTTGGTCTGTGTCTGTTTGATGGCGCTCAATCTGTCAGGTGAGCCTATTATTATTGCAGATTACCAGACCATCGTACAGTTGTGATATACACCAAAAATGCTTTTTCCATGTTGTTGCATGTTCTTTTAATGATGTGATAAATGTTTGTACTGGAAACTATTTTCTTCTTAATAGCAATGATACACAAATCCtttgcgtattcgagaaaaaaaatgatgtgATAAATTATCATGCAAAATTTTCTGCAGCAAGGGAATTGAATCTGTTGTTGGCAAAGAAAACCTGGGCTCAGATGTTATGTGCTCAGCCTGTGAGATGGCTGTTGTGTGGATAGAGAATCAGCTCCGTGAGAACAAAACGAAGGAGCTGATATTGCAATATGCTAACCAGGTTACCAAATTAATGATGATTTACTGTGGATTTTCTTTTTGTCATTTGtttataattatataatttgtgaCAAGGTTCTGCTTGTGTTCCAGCTATGTGAGCGTCTACCAAGCCCCAGCGGAGAATCAACTGTCAGCTGCGAGGATATCTCAACGATGCCCAATCTTGCATTCACCATTGCAAACAAAACCTTCACCCTAACACCAGAGCAGGTGCTTTTCAGTAGCCCATCATATATCATTTTTCAACTtataataacattttttttcattttataaaataaagtAGCCAATTTTTTCAGCAAATGATGCTATCGATAAATGATTAATCAAATTTACTGAACATTTTGTAAACAAGATATATATTAGTAGGCTAAAACATTTTATACTTGATGTTTATTATTAGTAGGCTCGAACATTTTATACTTGATGTTTATTAGAAGGAATCTATCCTAGTTAAGAAGGATCCAGTGTTGGGCAGTTAGTAACTCAACATTTGAGGGCAACGATTTTTAAGTCTTGAAgtgacatgattagtaattgacATTTGGAACCGAAAAATGCCTAGGAGATGTATTGAAGATAAATTTATAACTCTACATGGTTTGAAGTGAAGTCGTTCTAGTTCACCTCAAGTTCCTTCTTTATAATTTTATTAGACAATCATTCCTGCAATTGTGTACACCCCTCAAACCTTGTGAAACATGTGTTGCAGTACATCGTGAAGCTGGAGCAAGGAGGCCAAACTGTCTGCATCAGTGGCTTCATGGCATATGACGTCCCACCACCGCGTGGTCCTCTCTGGTATGGAACATTGGAACATGGCATTGCTTCATTACCTTGATATTTTTCTTCTACCCCATCTCAGTCTGAGAGCTTGCATACGAACAATTTCAGGATTCTTGGGGATGTCTTCATGGGAGCTTACCACACGGTGTTCGACTTCGGCAACGACAGGATTGGCTTCGCGGAATCTGCATGAGGAGTGTGGCTCTTCATGAAAATATCCTATATATATCAGGGATGTGTAGTTTCTCTATCCCCTACGTGCAGACAGCACGCCGCAAATAAATGGATGGCCAAAAATGCTGAAACTGAAAACGTGAACAGAGCTTTCTTTCTGGAGAAAAGCAAGTGGATGCTCGAAGACATGTATGCTTGAAGTTGAAGAGCAAATGTTTGGACAGGGCTTTCTTGAAAACTGTTTGTTCATGGTAGTACAATTTATCACATGTAAAATAATTTATGGATTGCCTTTGAACTGATGAGCATGTATAAATGCAATCTTGTTTCAGTAGGATAGCTCTTGCCTTCTTGGATATGGATTGAATTATAGTTGCACAGGGTGTCAAAGTGGGCTATTCTTAAGAATAGAGAGACAACATGGGCTGGGCCTGAACAATGATGCCATTTATAAGCCTGGCATGAGAGACAACAATAGGtgtatatttattaattaagtgTACCTTTTTTTAAAGCAACAGTAGGGGAAATCCCCGGCtctttatatctatatctatacctacTAATAAAGAGCCAAAATTTCAGTTTGCCTCAATATTTTCTTCCGTCTCCTGTCCCCGTTCGTTTGGTTTCGGCGGTGGCCTCC
It encodes:
- the LOC110430277 gene encoding aspartic proteinase-like, with the protein product MAGRRRRTDHQLLLPAGSSTSTACLWALSCVLLLLLRASAHSDGGLLRVGLSKRGLDQHALQAAKVARQEDSLQHGRLRASSTGDDVPLVDYLNTQYYGVVGLGTPPQNFTVIFDTGSSNLWVPSSKCYFSIACYLHPRYKSAKSSTYKKDGETCKITYGSGSIAGFFSYDDVLVGDLTVKSQKFIETTRESSITFIIGKFDGILGLGYPDISVGKAPPIWQSMQEQNLLAEDVFSFWLNRNADAESGGELVFGGVDPDHFKGSHTYVPVSTKGYWQFNMGDLLIDGQSTGFCAKGCAAIVDSGTSLLGGPTTIIAQVNEAIGAAGIISQECKEVVSQYGEMILELLIAQTDPERVCSQVGLCLFDGAQSVSKGIESVVGKENLGSDVMCSACEMAVVWIENQLRENKTKELILQYANQLCERLPSPSGESTVSCEDISTMPNLAFTIANKTFTLTPEQYIVKLEQGGQTVCISGFMAYDVPPPRGPLWILGDVFMGAYHTVFDFGNDRIGFAESA